Proteins encoded together in one Bacteroidota bacterium window:
- a CDS encoding biopolymer transporter ExbD encodes MAEVDTGGGGGKHKGGAPKQKKKSTRIDMTAMVDVAFLLLTFFILTTTLATPKAMELIKPPKLDKPEDQLEVAESKVMTILLGENDKVHYYVYLNGSKEPTIETTDFSATGAREAIQKHLNRFPTRCPKGAKIEEIKASKCWDPIIVLKPTKVCKYKNVVDILDEMRINSVPKYALGEVSPDDSLLMVKNNLK; translated from the coding sequence ATGGCTGAAGTAGATACCGGCGGAGGTGGGGGGAAACACAAAGGTGGTGCCCCCAAGCAAAAGAAAAAATCCACACGCATCGACATGACCGCGATGGTGGACGTAGCCTTTTTGCTCTTGACGTTTTTTATCTTGACCACCACCTTGGCCACACCCAAGGCGATGGAATTGATCAAGCCGCCCAAATTGGATAAGCCCGAAGATCAGCTTGAAGTAGCTGAATCGAAGGTGATGACCATTCTCTTGGGTGAAAACGACAAGGTGCACTACTACGTTTATCTGAACGGGAGCAAGGAGCCAACGATTGAAACCACTGACTTCTCGGCAACGGGAGCAAGGGAGGCGATTCAAAAGCACCTTAACCGATTCCCCACGAGATGTCCAAAAGGGGCCAAGATTGAAGAAATCAAGGCCAGCAAATGTTGGGATCCGATCATCGTTTTGAAACCCACCAAAGTATGCAAATACAAAAACGTGGTGGATATTCTTGACGAAATGCGCATCAACAGTGTGCCTAAATACGCACTCGGCGAAGTGTCGCCAGACGACTCCTTGTTGATGGTGAAAAATAATTTGAAATAA
- a CDS encoding biopolymer transporter ExbD: protein MAEIESGGGKHQGGARRQRKKSTRIDMTAMVDVAFLLLTFFILTTALASPKAMLLTQPENAEVEVAQTKLMSILLGADDKILYVTYENGLEAPTANSTDFSAEGIRAAIQTHLNRRADRCPPNSSAEQIRASQCWDPMFVIKPSKGSKYKNVIDILDEIKINDALKYALAPLTTEDSLLMALHAMK from the coding sequence ATGGCAGAAATCGAATCCGGCGGAGGCAAGCACCAAGGTGGAGCCCGCCGACAAAGAAAGAAATCCACCCGCATCGACATGACCGCAATGGTGGATGTCGCCTTCTTGCTCCTGACATTTTTTATCTTGACCACCGCCTTGGCTTCCCCCAAGGCAATGTTGCTCACGCAGCCTGAAAACGCGGAGGTTGAGGTCGCACAGACCAAGTTAATGTCGATTTTGCTCGGCGCAGATGACAAGATTCTCTACGTGACCTACGAGAATGGCTTGGAGGCTCCTACGGCAAATTCCACGGATTTCTCCGCTGAGGGTATTCGTGCTGCGATACAGACCCACCTGAATCGACGCGCCGACCGCTGCCCGCCCAATTCCAGTGCCGAGCAAATTCGGGCAAGCCAATGCTGGGATCCGATGTTTGTGATCAAACCTTCGAAGGGAAGCAAATACAAAAATGTGATTGACATTCTGGACGAAATCAAGATCAACGATGCCTTGAAGTATGCACTTGCCCCATTGACGACCGAGGATTCGCTGCTGATGGCGCTGCATGCTATGAAGTAG
- a CDS encoding FKBP-type peptidyl-prolyl cis-trans isomerase: MKIQENRVAVVTYLLKGDDGLVIQEATTENPFAFIHGTGQVLPAFDTALLGKVAGDLYEFRLTPDEGYGHYDDSRIEELDPQIFAEAPAEYIVVGATLPMEFNGHTVFGTITEIRPDAVVMDFNHPLAGKSLNFSGIVIEVRDASAEELAHGHVHGPGGHHH; encoded by the coding sequence ATGAAAATCCAAGAAAACCGGGTTGCAGTCGTGACCTACCTTTTGAAGGGCGATGATGGACTCGTGATACAGGAGGCCACCACGGAAAATCCCTTTGCTTTTATCCATGGCACAGGGCAGGTATTGCCAGCTTTTGACACTGCACTTTTGGGCAAAGTCGCTGGCGATCTCTACGAATTCCGCCTGACACCAGATGAAGGTTATGGTCACTATGACGATAGCCGCATCGAGGAACTCGACCCGCAAATTTTTGCCGAGGCTCCAGCCGAATACATCGTGGTCGGCGCTACGCTTCCCATGGAATTCAATGGCCATACTGTCTTCGGAACAATCACCGAAATCAGGCCTGACGCCGTTGTGATGGACTTCAACCATCCATTGGCTGGCAAAAGCTTGAACTTCTCAGGAATCGTCATCGAAGTGCGTGATGCAAGTGCCGAGGAATTGGCCCATGGTCACGTTCACGGACCCGGCGGTCATCACCATTGA
- the scpB gene encoding SMC-Scp complex subunit ScpB encodes MKPTQFLEIFQNEDFFGIKFDEDVLNDALAALLAKYQSDEFVFELKQIDGGYQFYTKKDYYPFVKHAVLAKSTRRMSRASLETLSIIAYKQPITKTEIEFIRGVNCDYAVSKLLEKNLIEIRGRAEFAGRPLLYGTTPFFMEYFALNDLRDLPKLDELNSEEKDFQAQFKVYVNDDEAEGDGEDLVEQMEAADELHQMTVEEDEPTDTIDEEATFQRLEGEFRIKDLEEE; translated from the coding sequence ATGAAGCCGACACAGTTCCTGGAGATTTTCCAGAATGAGGATTTTTTTGGGATCAAATTCGATGAGGATGTCCTCAACGACGCGCTCGCAGCGCTCTTGGCCAAGTATCAGAGCGACGAATTTGTCTTCGAACTCAAGCAGATCGACGGCGGCTACCAGTTTTATACCAAAAAGGACTATTATCCTTTTGTAAAGCATGCCGTTTTGGCCAAAAGCACCCGGCGGATGTCACGGGCGAGCTTGGAAACCCTGTCGATCATTGCCTACAAGCAGCCCATCACCAAAACTGAAATCGAATTCATCCGCGGGGTGAATTGCGACTACGCCGTGAGCAAGCTGTTGGAAAAGAACCTGATCGAGATTCGCGGTCGCGCCGAATTTGCAGGCAGACCTTTATTATATGGTACGACGCCGTTTTTCATGGAGTACTTCGCGTTGAATGACCTCCGTGACTTGCCCAAACTCGACGAATTGAATTCGGAGGAGAAGGATTTTCAGGCGCAGTTCAAGGTGTATGTAAATGACGACGAAGCCGAAGGTGATGGAGAAGATCTTGTGGAGCAAATGGAAGCCGCGGATGAATTGCATCAAATGACGGTCGAAGAAGACGAGCCAACCGATACAATAGACGAAGAAGCCACCTTCCAACGCCTGGAAGGGGAATTTAGAATCAAGGATTTGGAGGAAGAATAA
- a CDS encoding energy transducer TonB yields MNTPIYADLDQIVFEGRSKDYGAYDMRKRYNRILTRAMLITFLLFISITGLPKMIAWIMPETEEVVKADDTVYFSQEVELEAKKIDEPPVPSVPEPPRPPDVATVNATVPVPTPEDLLKDDKFVAEIDALDSVALGTVNKDGDKNGDYPWPDITNEPCSNCPVAVTELPKEDDDLKPDTFILLEKEPQAVNLDELGKLIGYPEMAKEAEIEGRVTLRVMVDKMGNYVKHIVLKDPHPILTRAVTEKIHLLKMTPGIQAGKPIKVWVTLPFNFELNR; encoded by the coding sequence ATGAATACTCCAATTTATGCTGATCTCGATCAGATCGTCTTCGAAGGACGGTCCAAGGACTACGGTGCCTATGACATGCGCAAGCGTTACAACCGTATCCTCACCCGCGCCATGCTCATCACTTTTCTACTTTTCATTTCCATCACGGGTCTCCCTAAAATGATCGCTTGGATCATGCCCGAAACGGAGGAAGTGGTCAAGGCCGATGACACGGTTTACTTTTCCCAAGAGGTGGAACTCGAAGCCAAAAAGATCGATGAGCCCCCTGTTCCAAGTGTGCCCGAACCACCTCGACCACCTGATGTGGCAACGGTAAATGCCACGGTGCCAGTTCCAACCCCGGAAGACTTGCTCAAGGACGACAAGTTTGTCGCTGAAATTGATGCCCTAGACAGTGTGGCGCTCGGAACGGTGAACAAAGACGGCGACAAAAATGGTGATTATCCATGGCCAGACATCACCAATGAGCCCTGCTCCAATTGCCCTGTGGCTGTGACTGAACTCCCAAAAGAGGACGATGACCTGAAACCTGATACGTTCATCCTCCTCGAAAAAGAGCCCCAAGCAGTCAACCTCGACGAATTGGGCAAGCTGATCGGTTATCCCGAAATGGCCAAAGAAGCAGAAATCGAAGGCCGCGTCACCCTCCGCGTGATGGTCGACAAGATGGGCAACTACGTCAAGCACATCGTCCTCAAAGACCCGCATCCGATCCTCACCCGTGCGGTCACCGAGAAAATTCACTTGCTCAAAATGACGCCCGGTATCCAAGCCGGCAAGCCGATCAAGGTTTGGGTCACCCTGCCGTTCAACTTCGAGTTGAATCGTTGA
- a CDS encoding M15 family metallopeptidase: MHAAAAADGVKLVILSAMRNFNDQKGIWENKWSGRTLVGGKNLSTAVSDPAERAKAILRYSSMPGSSRHHWGTDMDLNSLENSFFDTGTGKKVYEWLQAHAAEYGFCQPYSAMGADRPNGYQEERWHWSYMPISARYLRAYRAQVKLSDINGFLGSETAVPLNVIEHYVSGIAPACRDWK; this comes from the coding sequence ATGCATGCCGCGGCCGCGGCGGATGGCGTGAAGCTCGTGATCCTCTCCGCCATGCGCAATTTCAATGACCAAAAAGGAATCTGGGAAAACAAATGGTCGGGGCGCACCCTCGTGGGTGGCAAAAACCTGAGTACTGCCGTTTCCGATCCGGCTGAACGTGCAAAGGCCATCCTGCGTTATTCATCCATGCCCGGTTCTTCGCGCCACCATTGGGGCACAGACATGGACCTCAATAGCTTGGAAAACAGCTTTTTCGACACTGGAACGGGCAAAAAAGTCTACGAATGGTTACAGGCCCATGCCGCGGAATATGGATTCTGTCAACCCTACTCCGCAATGGGTGCCGATCGGCCCAACGGCTATCAGGAAGAACGCTGGCACTGGAGCTACATGCCCATTTCCGCGCGTTACCTGCGTGCCTACCGTGCGCAAGTGAAGCTTTCCGACATCAACGGATTTCTCGGAAGCGAAACCGCCGTACCGCTCAATGTCATCGAACATTACGTTTCAGGCATCGCCCCTGCCTGCCGCGACTGGAAATAG
- a CDS encoding pseudouridine synthase, with the protein MSPKEKPTAAKAVKAAATEKSVAATKAAPKAKAVSKAKPVDPPVAAEKPAAKKASASKAKPADAPVAAEKPVAKKAAASKAKSADAPVAAEKPAAKKAAASKAKSADAPVAAEKPAAKKAAASKAKPVVAPVAAEKPAAKKAAASKAKSADAPVAAEKPAAKKAAASKAKSADAPVAAEKPAAKKAAGKSKAIAAEPTIAETKTPSGDEASSKVRSKPRRRELKRLGLLKPKENKKQKRFDDAQKARLEAKEAPKAKGKDNKKPAEIRQETAASEKSVAAPQIVKGNSANKSAQASEGKSKRDHKAEDRDEPKAKVKGKDSKSKPKLMPEEFGGFQKQISPKAERKNERRKERQEKAEREQDQSHGLFEEPIRLNRFVALSGICSRRDADGLISDGKVKVNGKVVKEMGFKVQPGKDKVVFKDHELRIKVFVYLLMNKPKNKLATTEDDLGRDTVMEIAERYTKARVYPVGRLDRNATGLLLLTNDGDLTKKLTQAGSKFTKIYHVRLDKEVSETQILAMRKGISLEEGVVKADKVEYLSNGGLNELAIQIQSGANHVVKRMVEQLGFEIVTLDRVQFGPLDKRGLPRGTCRLLSEKEVGFLKML; encoded by the coding sequence GTGAGCCCCAAAGAAAAGCCGACCGCCGCCAAGGCCGTGAAAGCCGCCGCAACCGAGAAGTCGGTCGCAGCTACAAAAGCAGCACCCAAGGCCAAAGCCGTCTCCAAAGCCAAACCTGTTGACCCTCCTGTCGCTGCTGAAAAACCAGCCGCCAAGAAGGCCTCGGCTTCTAAAGCTAAACCTGCTGATGCGCCCGTCGCTGCTGAAAAACCAGTCGCCAAGAAGGCCGCCGCCTCCAAAGCCAAATCCGCTGATGCGCCTGTCGCTGCTGAAAAGCCAGCCGCCAAAAAGGCCGCCGCCTCCAAAGCAAAATCCGCTGATGCGCCCGTCGCTGCTGAAAAACCAGCCGCGAAAAAGGCCGCCGCCTCCAAAGCCAAGCCTGTTGTCGCGCCCGTCGCTGCTGAAAAGCCTGCTGCCAAAAAGGCCGCCGCCTCCAAAGCCAAATCCGCTGACGCGCCCGTCGCTGCTGAAAAGCCAGCCGCCAAAAAGGCCGCCGCCTCCAAAGCCAAATCCGCTGATGCGCCCGTCGCTGCGGAAAAACCTGCTGCTAAAAAGGCCGCCGGCAAATCCAAGGCAATAGCCGCAGAGCCGACAATCGCTGAAACGAAAACGCCATCCGGCGATGAAGCGTCTTCTAAAGTTCGCTCAAAGCCGCGCCGCCGCGAATTGAAGCGACTGGGATTGCTCAAACCAAAGGAAAACAAAAAGCAAAAACGCTTCGATGACGCCCAAAAGGCACGATTGGAAGCCAAAGAGGCCCCAAAGGCAAAGGGAAAAGACAATAAAAAGCCTGCTGAAATTCGACAAGAGACAGCAGCATCCGAAAAATCGGTCGCCGCGCCGCAGATTGTCAAAGGAAATTCCGCCAACAAGTCAGCGCAGGCGTCTGAAGGCAAGTCCAAGCGCGACCACAAAGCTGAGGATCGCGATGAACCGAAGGCAAAGGTCAAAGGCAAAGACAGCAAGTCCAAGCCCAAATTGATGCCCGAGGAGTTTGGCGGCTTCCAAAAACAGATCAGCCCCAAGGCTGAACGTAAAAACGAGCGCCGCAAGGAGCGGCAGGAAAAAGCCGAGCGGGAACAAGACCAAAGCCATGGTTTGTTTGAAGAGCCGATTCGCCTCAACCGTTTTGTCGCCCTCTCCGGAATTTGCTCACGCCGCGATGCCGACGGACTCATCAGCGACGGAAAAGTCAAGGTAAATGGCAAAGTTGTCAAGGAAATGGGCTTCAAAGTGCAGCCCGGCAAGGACAAGGTTGTCTTCAAAGACCACGAGTTGCGGATCAAGGTGTTTGTCTACCTGTTGATGAACAAGCCCAAAAACAAGCTTGCAACAACAGAAGACGATCTTGGTCGCGATACGGTCATGGAAATTGCCGAGCGTTATACCAAGGCACGCGTTTATCCTGTTGGCAGGCTCGACCGCAATGCAACCGGCCTGCTTTTGTTGACCAACGACGGCGACTTGACGAAAAAGCTGACGCAGGCGGGAAGTAAATTCACCAAGATCTACCATGTACGCCTCGACAAAGAAGTTTCCGAGACCCAAATTTTGGCGATGAGAAAAGGAATTTCACTTGAGGAAGGCGTCGTGAAGGCCGACAAAGTTGAATATCTTTCCAACGGCGGACTCAATGAGCTCGCCATTCAAATTCAAAGCGGTGCCAACCATGTGGTCAAGCGGATGGTGGAACAGCTTGGTTTTGAGATCGTAACGTTGGATCGTGTGCAATTTGGCCCGCTTGACAAAAGAGGCTTGCCGCGCGGCACATGCAGGTTGCTGAGCGAAAAGGAAGTCGGATTCCTCAAAATGCTCTAA
- a CDS encoding biopolymer transporter ExbD, translated as MPKVKPKRKNPSIDMTAMVDVAFLLLTFFIMSAKFKASDKVLVDTPTSISTSELKDKNLFIITVDKSGMVVVGVSQETRKGMLEKMIETYSLPVSEEGMTFFANQPSFGVPLAEFGNWLGTKDLDKIKEYPYHGIPVNTERGQVNELKEWINAARRTNYELRFAIKGDRDVAFEKMDKVIATLQEVNINRFNLITGLEADPNAPQKKAAEAESAEAPAEK; from the coding sequence ATGCCTAAGGTAAAACCAAAGAGGAAAAATCCGTCAATTGACATGACCGCGATGGTGGACGTTGCGTTCCTGCTGCTGACCTTTTTCATCATGTCTGCAAAGTTCAAGGCTTCTGACAAGGTGCTTGTCGATACCCCGACTTCGATCTCGACCTCGGAATTGAAAGACAAAAACTTGTTTATCATTACCGTGGACAAGAGTGGAATGGTGGTAGTCGGCGTTTCGCAGGAAACCCGGAAGGGCATGCTCGAGAAGATGATCGAAACCTACAGTCTGCCAGTATCCGAGGAAGGGATGACCTTCTTTGCCAATCAGCCAAGTTTTGGCGTGCCATTGGCCGAGTTCGGAAATTGGCTGGGCACAAAGGATCTCGACAAAATCAAGGAGTATCCCTACCATGGTATTCCCGTGAATACCGAGCGTGGACAGGTCAATGAGCTCAAAGAATGGATCAACGCTGCAAGGCGTACCAATTATGAGCTTCGCTTTGCCATCAAAGGCGACAGGGATGTGGCCTTTGAGAAAATGGACAAAGTGATTGCCACCCTGCAAGAAGTGAACATCAATCGTTTTAACCTGATCACGGGCTTGGAGGCTGACCCCAATGCTCCCCAAAAGAAAGCTGCTGAAGCCGAAAGTGCCGAAGCTCCTGCCGAAAAGTGA
- a CDS encoding biopolymer transporter ExbD produces MRKSQKFILPDLTGLADIAWLLIVYFLFIGQESGHVVVPVDLPTSSYEGHTHSYRASLVFWVEKNGRTWVDLSATNPKGAKWVELGEFLNNPPATLRDFRVVIVADQNAQYSAIQQLFQVFAAYGIQRISLVTNLETDPAASI; encoded by the coding sequence ATGCGAAAATCCCAAAAGTTCATTCTGCCAGATCTTACCGGCCTTGCCGATATTGCTTGGCTGCTGATCGTGTATTTCTTGTTCATTGGTCAAGAGTCTGGGCACGTTGTGGTTCCTGTTGATCTTCCAACGTCGAGCTACGAAGGGCATACACATTCCTATCGAGCTAGCCTCGTATTTTGGGTGGAGAAGAACGGGCGAACGTGGGTCGACCTTTCTGCGACGAATCCCAAGGGGGCCAAATGGGTGGAACTTGGTGAATTCCTGAACAATCCTCCTGCCACGTTGCGAGATTTTCGGGTTGTGATTGTCGCAGATCAGAATGCGCAGTATTCCGCCATCCAACAGTTGTTTCAAGTATTTGCAGCCTATGGAATTCAAAGAATTTCTTTGGTCACAAACCTCGAAACAGACCCCGCTGCATCGATTTAG
- a CDS encoding T9SS type A sorting domain-containing protein, with protein MKKLLLVLVCALPFFAAAQSPITITNNDMPEPGDTLRVSNTDAMFIDVSSTGANHVWDYRNLQPFSQDRSDYVYSLQTVYAFYFLGVNQYGTKIADSLGGGPFQFTDVYNFYRSATNDFRAEGVGFRNQGIPLAAYYSDEDELFQFPLDYLDRDTTTYRFSVDLGTGLSFSQQGTRYNEVDGWGVIMTPYDSIECLRVVSETDGVDSVSFNGFQFGIANVQRSIKFLANGVHIPILEITGRVQMGNFQPQRAKYRDEYRNLVATAEPRSTGIRFYPNPAQNFLTIESELQESLLLTVTDMQGKTIASQSLEGSVFVHSVAEYPNGVYLMRITTLDGAVIETAKIVVGGR; from the coding sequence ATGAAAAAGCTGCTTCTCGTTTTGGTTTGCGCACTTCCGTTTTTCGCTGCTGCGCAGAGCCCAATTACAATCACCAACAACGACATGCCGGAGCCGGGGGATACCCTGCGCGTGAGCAATACGGATGCGATGTTCATCGATGTGAGCAGTACCGGCGCCAACCATGTTTGGGATTATCGCAACCTGCAGCCCTTTTCCCAAGATCGCAGCGACTATGTTTACTCCTTGCAGACCGTCTATGCCTTCTATTTTTTGGGCGTGAATCAGTACGGAACCAAGATTGCCGACTCCCTCGGAGGCGGTCCCTTTCAGTTTACGGATGTTTACAATTTCTACCGCAGTGCCACCAATGACTTTCGGGCAGAAGGTGTCGGATTTCGGAACCAAGGAATCCCGTTGGCTGCTTATTACAGCGACGAAGACGAACTCTTCCAATTTCCTTTGGATTATTTGGACAGGGATACCACGACCTATCGCTTCAGCGTAGACCTGGGCACGGGGCTTTCGTTTTCACAACAAGGAACGCGTTACAACGAGGTCGATGGCTGGGGCGTGATCATGACCCCCTATGACAGCATCGAATGTTTGCGGGTTGTCAGCGAGACCGATGGGGTGGACAGTGTTTCATTCAACGGATTTCAATTTGGCATTGCCAACGTGCAGCGTTCGATCAAATTCCTCGCCAATGGCGTGCACATTCCGATTCTGGAGATTACGGGCCGTGTGCAAATGGGCAATTTCCAGCCACAGCGCGCCAAGTACCGCGATGAATACCGGAATTTGGTTGCAACTGCCGAGCCCCGCTCCACGGGTATCCGGTTTTATCCCAATCCGGCCCAAAACTTCCTCACCATTGAAAGTGAATTGCAGGAGTCATTGTTGCTTACGGTGACCGATATGCAAGGAAAAACCATCGCTTCGCAGTCTTTGGAAGGTTCCGTTTTTGTCCATTCCGTCGCGGAATATCCCAATGGCGTTTACCTCATGCGCATTACGACCCTCGATGGTGCTGTGATTGAGACGGCCAAGATTGTCGTAGGCGGTCGCTGA
- a CDS encoding MotA/TolQ/ExbB proton channel family protein gives MKTVGTGAGDNGRTIKKSNPLKSWFPALVIVLALVVAFVVFKYVFGSPDNFEGGKEAAAQMDAWKAAGSVGEAPKHWTDGHPLDGNMQGTIYKGGIIVPIGMSLFLMVWVFFIERLISVVFMAKGSGSVDVFVQRVRLALRDGDIDGAIQACDKQRGSVANVVKAGLTKYKEVEANPVHDKETNREAIQKELEEATTLELPMLERNLPIIATIASIGVLVGLFGTVLGMIKAFSALAVTGTSDSTELATGISEALVNTAIGIGTSALAIIFYNFFTVQIDSLTYQIDEAGYSIVQTYETTTTHK, from the coding sequence ATGAAAACTGTAGGTACCGGTGCTGGCGATAACGGCCGCACAATCAAAAAATCTAATCCTTTGAAGTCTTGGTTCCCTGCCCTGGTCATCGTGCTGGCATTGGTGGTAGCCTTTGTGGTGTTCAAATATGTCTTCGGTTCACCAGACAACTTCGAGGGCGGCAAAGAAGCTGCTGCACAAATGGATGCTTGGAAAGCGGCTGGATCAGTCGGTGAAGCTCCAAAGCACTGGACAGACGGTCACCCCTTGGATGGCAACATGCAAGGCACCATCTACAAAGGTGGTATCATCGTTCCGATTGGTATGTCTCTCTTCTTGATGGTATGGGTGTTTTTCATCGAGCGCCTCATCTCTGTCGTATTCATGGCCAAGGGCTCCGGCTCCGTGGACGTGTTTGTACAACGTGTGCGCCTTGCCTTGCGTGATGGTGACATCGACGGTGCGATTCAGGCTTGTGACAAACAGCGCGGCTCTGTCGCAAATGTGGTCAAGGCTGGTCTTACCAAGTACAAGGAGGTCGAAGCCAATCCAGTGCACGACAAGGAAACCAACCGTGAGGCCATCCAGAAAGAACTGGAAGAAGCCACCACCTTGGAACTTCCTATGCTTGAGCGCAACCTGCCGATCATTGCAACCATCGCATCCATCGGGGTGTTGGTCGGTTTGTTTGGTACGGTTTTGGGTATGATCAAGGCCTTCTCCGCACTCGCCGTCACCGGAACATCCGACTCGACCGAGCTTGCAACAGGTATTTCCGAGGCACTTGTGAATACCGCTATCGGTATCGGAACTTCCGCTTTGGCAATTATCTTCTACAACTTCTTTACGGTTCAAATCGACTCCTTGACTTATCAGATCGATGAGGCCGGTTACAGCATCGTGCAGACGTACGAAACGACGACGACGCACAAGTGA
- a CDS encoding energy transducer TonB → MSETIYADLDEIVFEGRSKEYGAYEMRKKYNRFLERSALIAFLLFVFFTGWPKISGWIFPESEEVVEEFESITVDLSNLPPPPPLDETPPPPPVEAPPPVRAQIEFRVPTPKPDDEVEEETIEEMDKLEETEADIGTETVEGTTGAYDFGDIEGTGVEEVVVKDDKEVGPNEFVLLEKEPAPVNLDQLKGLVGYPPMAKEAEIEGKVIVRVQVDKNGDYVKHLVIKDPHPILTKAVTDKINMLKFTPGIQAGKPIKVWVTIPFDFKLLK, encoded by the coding sequence ATGAGTGAAACAATCTACGCTGACCTCGATGAAATTGTCTTCGAGGGACGCTCAAAGGAGTACGGGGCTTATGAAATGCGCAAGAAATACAATCGTTTCTTGGAACGATCTGCGTTGATTGCCTTTCTGCTGTTTGTTTTCTTTACCGGATGGCCTAAAATCAGTGGATGGATTTTCCCGGAAAGCGAAGAGGTCGTAGAGGAATTTGAGTCGATCACGGTCGACCTTTCCAACCTGCCACCTCCTCCTCCCTTGGATGAGACACCACCGCCACCTCCTGTAGAGGCACCGCCACCCGTCCGCGCGCAAATCGAGTTCAGGGTACCTACCCCAAAACCCGATGATGAGGTCGAAGAGGAAACCATTGAAGAAATGGACAAACTCGAGGAGACCGAAGCCGATATCGGTACCGAAACCGTCGAAGGCACCACTGGGGCCTATGACTTCGGCGACATCGAAGGCACAGGTGTAGAAGAGGTTGTCGTCAAGGATGATAAGGAAGTGGGTCCCAACGAGTTTGTGCTCTTGGAAAAGGAACCCGCTCCGGTCAACCTGGATCAGCTCAAAGGGTTGGTCGGATATCCTCCGATGGCCAAGGAAGCTGAGATTGAAGGCAAGGTGATCGTGCGTGTGCAGGTCGACAAGAATGGTGATTATGTCAAGCACTTGGTGATCAAGGATCCTCACCCGATCCTCACGAAGGCGGTAACCGACAAGATCAATATGCTCAAATTCACCCCCGGTATTCAAGCCGGCAAACCGATCAAGGTTTGGGTGACAATTCCATTCGACTTCAAGCTGCTCAAGTAA
- a CDS encoding geranylgeranylglyceryl/heptaprenylglyceryl phosphate synthase, with protein sequence MRRILQQIKALKAEGKKGFAILIDPDKLEVDALPALAARINAAGIDFVFVGGSLLLNERIRVLVPALRQVLRPPVILFPGNLNQISPGADAILFLSLISGRNPDLLIGNHVVAAPLLKQSGMEVLPTGYMLIDSGRPTSAHYMSNTMPIPHDKPEIAACTAMAGELLGLQLLYMDGGSGAERTISTEMISAVAGAVEIPLIVGGGIRNKKQAEAILKAGADIIVVGNAFEADAESPLMQDIPALIAQF encoded by the coding sequence ATGCGCAGGATTCTCCAACAGATCAAAGCCCTCAAGGCCGAAGGCAAAAAGGGTTTTGCAATCTTGATCGACCCCGACAAGTTGGAGGTGGATGCATTGCCTGCGCTCGCCGCTAGAATCAATGCCGCAGGAATCGACTTTGTCTTCGTGGGCGGAAGCCTGCTATTGAACGAGCGCATCCGCGTACTCGTACCTGCGCTCAGGCAGGTGCTGCGCCCGCCCGTGATCCTCTTTCCGGGCAATCTCAACCAAATCAGCCCCGGTGCGGATGCCATTCTGTTTCTTTCCCTGATCAGCGGCCGCAACCCGGATTTGCTCATTGGCAACCATGTCGTCGCCGCACCGCTGCTCAAACAAAGCGGCATGGAAGTGCTCCCGACCGGCTATATGCTCATCGACAGCGGACGCCCGACCTCCGCCCATTACATGAGCAACACCATGCCGATTCCGCACGACAAGCCTGAAATCGCAGCCTGCACGGCCATGGCCGGCGAATTGCTCGGATTACAATTGCTGTACATGGATGGCGGCAGCGGCGCAGAACGCACCATTTCCACCGAAATGATCTCGGCTGTGGCAGGCGCAGTGGAAATTCCGCTGATTGTCGGGGGCGGCATTCGCAACAAAAAGCAAGCAGAAGCCATTCTCAAAGCGGGTGCAGACATCATCGTGGTTGGAAATGCATTCGAAGCAGACGCCGAAAGCCCGTTGATGCAAGACATTCCGGCATTGATTGCGCAATTCTGA